One Vicugna pacos chromosome 12, VicPac4, whole genome shotgun sequence genomic window carries:
- the MB gene encoding myoglobin has translation MGLSDGEWQLVLNVWGKVEADVAGHGQEVLIRLFTGHPETLEKFDKFKHLKTADEMKASEDLKKHGNTVLTALGGILKKKGHHEAELKPLAQSHATKHKIPVKYLEFISDAIIHVLQSKHPGDFGADAQAAMNKALELFRNDMAAKYKELGFQG, from the exons ATGGGGCTCAGCGACGGGGAATGGCAGCTGGTGCTGAACGTCTGGGGGAAGGTGGAGGCTGATGTCGCAGGCCACGGCCAGGAGGTCCTCATCAG GCTCTTTACAGGGCACCCCGAGACCCTGGAGAAATTTGACAAGTTCAAGCACCTGAAGACCGCCGATGAGATGAAGGCCTCTGAGGACCTGAAGAAGCATGGCAACACCGTGCTCACTGCCCTGGGGGGCATCCTCAAGAAGAAGGGGCATCATGAGGCTGAGCTGAAGCCCCTGGCCCAGTCACACGCCACCAAACACAAAATCCCCGTCAAGTACCTGGAG TTCATCTCGGACGCCATCATCCACGTTCTGCAGAGCAAGCATCCCGGGGACTTCGGAGCTGATGCCCAGGCAGCCATGAACAAGGCCCTGGAACTCTTCCGGAATGACATGGCCGCCAAGTACAAGGAGCTGGGATTCCAGGGCTAA